In one Corynebacterium bovis DSM 20582 = CIP 54.80 genomic region, the following are encoded:
- a CDS encoding sulfurtransferase: MTASSSAAPAATFVTGDDLLASLTRGDRVTVLDSNWHPGENSSWLAYVSQHIPGAMFCDPLAALAGTPARGVGRNPLPQPDVLQRHCRDWGIDAAQPVRIYDAGRNLYAARAWWVLRWAGHPDVAVLNGGTPAWEAAGGDVAGGVGALRGHGRFTVEPGSMPVATLEEVAEVSDALTGRGDGGTASSVPGAADVPVLVDAREESRYTGRREALDRQAGHIPGAVSVPVWELTEDDGTVAAPEVVRERLAGHGVTSGEGVIVYSGSGLHSSLFLAAMEYAGLTGARHYVGGWSQWAAVGSRPVDRGI, translated from the coding sequence ATGACTGCATCCTCATCCGCAGCGCCCGCCGCCACCTTCGTCACCGGGGACGACCTCCTCGCCTCACTGACCCGCGGCGACCGCGTCACGGTCCTCGACTCGAACTGGCACCCGGGGGAGAACTCCTCGTGGCTGGCCTACGTCTCCCAGCACATCCCGGGGGCGATGTTCTGCGACCCGCTCGCCGCCCTCGCGGGCACCCCGGCCCGGGGGGTGGGCCGGAACCCGCTGCCGCAGCCCGACGTCCTCCAGCGGCACTGCCGGGACTGGGGGATCGACGCCGCGCAACCGGTGAGGATCTACGACGCCGGCCGGAACCTCTACGCCGCCCGCGCGTGGTGGGTCCTGCGCTGGGCGGGCCACCCGGATGTCGCGGTGCTCAACGGCGGCACCCCGGCGTGGGAGGCGGCCGGCGGCGACGTCGCCGGCGGGGTCGGCGCGTTGCGCGGCCACGGGCGGTTCACCGTCGAGCCCGGGTCGATGCCGGTCGCGACGCTGGAGGAGGTCGCCGAGGTCTCCGACGCGCTCACCGGCCGGGGTGACGGGGGCACGGCGTCGTCCGTCCCCGGGGCCGCGGACGTGCCGGTTCTCGTCGACGCCCGGGAGGAGTCCCGCTACACCGGCCGGCGCGAGGCCCTCGACCGGCAGGCCGGGCACATCCCCGGTGCCGTGAGCGTGCCCGTGTGGGAGCTCACGGAGGACGACGGCACCGTCGCCGCGCCCGAGGTGGTGCGGGAGCGGCTCGCCGGTCACGGAGTGACGTCCGGGGAGGGGGTCATCGTGTACTCGGGGTCCGGGCTGCACTCCTCGCTGTTCCTCGCCGCGATGGAGTACGCCGGGCTCACGGGGGCGCGGCACTACGTCGGCGGCTGGTCGCAGTGGGCGGCCGTGGGGTCGCGGCCGGTCGACCGGGGCATCTGA
- the clpB gene encoding ATP-dependent chaperone ClpB, which yields MTNFTPTTMTREAMQAALQSASAKGNPDIRPAHLMVALLEPEDSIARPVLETAGVDVNAVLARGRQLVDSYPTATGGGMANPQFTRDSLNALTAGQELAESLGDTYVSTEVLLAAIAAGTSDAATALHELGATAEAVRGALEAVRGNRRVTTEEPEGQFQALEKYSTDLTARAREGRIDPVIGRDQEIRRVIQVLSRRTKNNPVLIGEPGVGKTAIVEGLARRIVAGDVPESLRGKKLVSLDLGSMVAGAKYRGEFEERLKAVLDEIKEADGEIITFIDELHTIVGAGATGDSAMDAGNMIKPLLARGELRLVGATTLDEYRKYIEKDAALERRFQQVYVGEPTVEDAIGILRGLKERYEVHHGVRIQDSALVAAATLSDRYITSRFLPDKAIDLVDEAASRLRMEIDSRPEEIDTVERVVRRLEIEEMALEQESDAASKDRLEHLRSELADEREKLSGLTARWENEKGVIDTLREAKEELDHYRNESEIAERDGDFAKVAELRYGRIPDLEKKVAEAEDRVAATQGEMMLTEEVTPDTIAEVVSAWTGVPAGKMLQGETEKLLAMETALAGRVVGQDRAVEAVSDAVRRSRAGVDDPNRPTGSFLFLGPTGVGKTELAKALAEFLFDDEHAMVRIDMSEYGEKHSVARLVGAPPGYVGYDAGGQLTEAVRRRPYTVVLFDEVEKAHPDVFDVLLQVLDEGRLTDGQGRTVDFRNTILILTSNLGAGGTDEQVMDAVKAAFKPEFINRLDDVVIFSSLSTEQLAGIVDIQVRQLADRLATRRLVLRVSDGARAWLAEKGFDPAYGARPLRRLIQKSIGDALAKKLLSGEIRDGDVVMVDTDPHAADGVESLWIHPAERDGDTASDDRGRDDAASDDER from the coding sequence CGAGGGAGGCCATGCAGGCCGCCCTCCAGTCCGCCAGCGCCAAGGGGAACCCGGACATCCGTCCGGCGCACCTCATGGTCGCCCTCCTCGAGCCCGAGGACTCCATCGCCCGCCCGGTCCTCGAGACCGCGGGTGTCGACGTCAACGCCGTCCTCGCCCGGGGCCGGCAGCTCGTCGACTCCTACCCGACGGCCACCGGCGGCGGCATGGCGAACCCCCAGTTCACCCGGGACAGCCTCAACGCCCTCACCGCCGGCCAGGAGCTCGCCGAGTCCCTCGGTGACACCTACGTCTCCACCGAGGTGCTCCTCGCCGCCATCGCCGCCGGCACGTCCGACGCCGCGACGGCGCTCCACGAGCTCGGCGCGACGGCCGAGGCCGTCCGCGGTGCCCTCGAGGCCGTGCGCGGCAACCGCCGGGTGACGACCGAGGAGCCCGAGGGCCAGTTCCAGGCCCTGGAGAAGTACTCCACCGACCTCACCGCCCGCGCCCGCGAGGGCCGCATCGACCCCGTCATCGGGCGTGACCAGGAGATCCGCCGGGTCATCCAGGTCCTGTCCCGCCGGACGAAGAACAACCCGGTCCTCATCGGCGAGCCCGGCGTCGGCAAGACCGCCATCGTCGAGGGGCTGGCCCGGCGCATCGTCGCCGGCGACGTCCCGGAGTCCCTGCGCGGCAAGAAGCTCGTGAGCCTCGACCTCGGCTCGATGGTCGCCGGTGCGAAGTACCGGGGCGAGTTCGAGGAGCGGCTCAAGGCCGTGCTCGACGAGATCAAGGAGGCCGACGGCGAGATCATCACCTTCATCGACGAGCTCCACACCATCGTCGGTGCCGGTGCGACGGGCGACTCCGCGATGGACGCCGGGAACATGATCAAGCCGCTGCTCGCCCGGGGTGAGCTGCGCCTCGTCGGGGCGACGACACTCGACGAGTACCGGAAGTACATCGAGAAGGACGCCGCGCTCGAACGCCGCTTCCAGCAGGTCTACGTCGGTGAGCCGACGGTCGAGGACGCCATCGGCATCCTCCGTGGCCTCAAGGAGCGCTACGAGGTCCACCACGGCGTGCGGATCCAGGACTCCGCCCTCGTCGCGGCCGCGACCCTCTCGGACCGCTACATCACGAGCCGGTTCCTCCCGGACAAGGCCATCGACCTCGTCGACGAGGCCGCCTCGCGGCTCCGGATGGAGATCGACAGCCGCCCGGAGGAGATCGACACGGTCGAACGCGTCGTCCGCCGCCTCGAGATCGAGGAGATGGCCCTCGAGCAGGAGTCGGACGCCGCGTCGAAGGACCGCCTGGAGCACCTGCGCAGCGAACTCGCCGACGAGCGGGAGAAGCTGTCCGGGCTCACGGCGCGCTGGGAGAACGAGAAGGGCGTCATCGACACGCTCCGCGAGGCGAAGGAGGAGCTCGACCACTACCGGAACGAGTCCGAGATCGCCGAGCGCGACGGTGACTTCGCCAAGGTCGCGGAGCTGCGCTACGGCCGCATCCCCGACCTGGAGAAGAAGGTCGCCGAGGCGGAGGACCGCGTCGCCGCGACCCAGGGCGAGATGATGCTCACCGAGGAGGTCACCCCGGACACGATCGCCGAGGTCGTCAGCGCGTGGACCGGCGTGCCCGCGGGCAAGATGCTCCAGGGCGAGACGGAGAAGCTCCTCGCGATGGAGACGGCGCTCGCCGGCCGGGTGGTCGGCCAGGACCGTGCGGTCGAGGCGGTGTCCGACGCCGTCCGGCGCTCCCGCGCCGGGGTGGACGACCCGAACCGTCCGACGGGGTCGTTCCTCTTCCTCGGCCCGACGGGCGTCGGCAAGACCGAGCTCGCCAAGGCGCTCGCGGAGTTCCTCTTCGACGACGAGCACGCGATGGTGCGCATCGACATGTCCGAGTACGGGGAGAAGCACTCCGTCGCCCGGCTCGTCGGGGCGCCTCCGGGGTACGTCGGGTACGACGCCGGCGGCCAGCTCACCGAGGCCGTCCGCCGCAGGCCGTACACCGTCGTCCTCTTCGACGAGGTGGAGAAGGCCCACCCGGACGTCTTCGACGTGCTGCTCCAGGTTCTCGACGAGGGGCGCCTGACCGACGGACAGGGCCGGACCGTGGACTTCCGCAACACGATCCTCATCCTCACGTCGAACCTCGGTGCCGGCGGGACGGACGAGCAGGTCATGGACGCGGTGAAGGCCGCGTTCAAGCCGGAGTTCATCAACCGGCTCGACGACGTCGTGATCTTCAGCAGCCTCTCGACCGAGCAGCTCGCCGGGATCGTCGACATCCAGGTGCGGCAGCTCGCCGACCGGCTGGCGACGCGGCGGCTCGTCCTCCGGGTCTCCGACGGGGCGCGGGCGTGGCTCGCGGAGAAGGGCTTCGACCCGGCGTACGGCGCCCGGCCGTTGCGCCGGCTCATCCAGAAGTCCATCGGTGACGCCCTGGCGAAGAAGCTGCTCTCCGGGGAGATCCGCGACGGTGACGTCGTCATGGTCGACACCGATCCGCACGCGGCCGACGGCGTGGAGTCCCTGTGGATCCACCCGGCCGAGCGCGACGGGGACACCGCCTCGGATGACCGGGGGAGGGACGACGCCGCCTCCGACGACGAGCGCTGA